The Pedobacter roseus genome contains a region encoding:
- a CDS encoding 2'-5' RNA ligase family protein: MHLAEHYNKLYNDSISKIANGNYEIDRLIDSDADNRFGVTLVIRPDAATNHNIQQFLAKAKAIEPDQYYYQNADIHVTLMSIISCYDGFDIEDINAQDYIKLIQQVLAKHKSFKIQFKGLTASPSCILIQEFLTNTLNEIRDELRKTFKNSDLQQSIDKRYNIQTAHATVIRFKSELTDQTALINLIEKYREFDFGTFEVKQIELVYNDWYQREKFVKKLHTFSLELN; this comes from the coding sequence ATGCATTTAGCCGAACACTACAACAAACTTTATAATGATTCTATTTCCAAAATAGCCAATGGTAACTACGAAATAGATCGTTTAATTGATTCTGACGCCGACAATCGTTTTGGAGTTACTTTGGTGATCAGACCCGATGCTGCTACGAATCATAATATCCAACAGTTTTTAGCTAAAGCTAAAGCCATTGAGCCCGATCAATATTATTATCAAAATGCAGATATCCACGTCACGCTAATGTCTATCATTTCCTGCTATGATGGTTTTGATATAGAGGATATTAATGCTCAGGATTATATAAAACTTATCCAACAGGTTTTGGCTAAGCATAAAAGTTTCAAAATCCAGTTTAAGGGCTTAACGGCATCGCCATCGTGCATTTTAATCCAGGAGTTTTTAACCAATACCTTAAACGAAATCAGGGATGAGCTCCGCAAAACCTTTAAAAATTCTGACCTGCAACAAAGCATCGACAAACGATATAACATCCAAACGGCCCACGCCACAGTAATTCGTTTCAAATCGGAACTAACAGATCAAACTGCACTGATTAATCTAATTGAAAAATACAGGGAATTCGATTTCGGGACTTTTGAAGTTAAACAGATCGAACTGGTTTATAACGACTGGTACCAGCGGGAGAAATTTGTTAAAAAGCTGCATACCTTTTCATTAGAGCTTAACTAA
- a CDS encoding glycerophosphodiester phosphodiesterase family protein yields the protein MKFHHLLFLVVIAVFSSCKSEEKKHQYIKFNNTAELYQFLKWSPEGRFPLISAHRGGPMPGFPENCIETFDNATTYNPVIVEFDIAYSKDSTMVIMHDDQLDRTSTGKGPIGNYTYEELKSFNLKDNEGNETKFKIPTLDSVLSWSKGKVLLTIDLKKGVSYAKVIEKVRQYKVESNSIIITYTADQAREVHQLAPELMISASVQKKAELKRLNSMGIPNNRIVAFVGVAAPDKEFYQYLHSKGITTILGTMGNIDKSAKASPVKNVYYHLVNNGADILSGDNLQQASEELDKFRYNKKLSSTHIN from the coding sequence ATGAAATTCCATCACTTACTATTCTTGGTTGTTATTGCCGTTTTTAGCTCGTGCAAATCAGAAGAAAAAAAACATCAATATATTAAGTTTAATAATACTGCAGAATTATACCAGTTTTTAAAATGGTCGCCTGAGGGGCGTTTTCCTTTAATCAGTGCCCATAGGGGAGGCCCAATGCCTGGTTTTCCTGAAAACTGCATCGAAACATTTGATAATGCAACTACCTACAACCCGGTAATTGTTGAATTCGATATTGCTTATAGTAAAGATTCCACAATGGTTATTATGCACGATGATCAGTTGGACAGAACCTCTACCGGGAAAGGACCAATAGGAAATTACACCTACGAGGAGTTAAAATCATTTAACCTGAAAGATAATGAGGGCAATGAAACTAAATTTAAGATTCCTACTTTAGATAGCGTCCTCAGCTGGAGCAAAGGCAAGGTTTTATTAACCATCGATTTAAAAAAGGGCGTTTCTTATGCCAAAGTGATCGAAAAAGTAAGGCAATATAAAGTTGAAAGCAATTCAATTATCATAACCTATACTGCCGATCAGGCCAGGGAAGTGCATCAACTGGCTCCAGAGTTAATGATCTCGGCCTCTGTGCAAAAGAAAGCTGAACTGAAACGGTTAAATAGCATGGGCATCCCGAATAATCGGATTGTCGCTTTTGTTGGCGTTGCTGCACCTGATAAAGAATTTTACCAATACCTGCATAGCAAAGGCATCACCACTATTTTAGGCACAATGGGCAATATTGATAAAAGCGCCAAGGCAAGTCCTGTTAAAAATGTGTATTATCACCTCGTAAATAACGGTGCTGATATTTTATCGGGTGATAATTTGCAGCAGGCATCAGAAGAATTGGATAAATTCAGGTACAATAAAAAATTAAGTTCAACGCATATTAATTAA
- a CDS encoding DUF6252 family protein: MKVPFKLSLLALVCLLITSSCKKEIDYHPEWDTSSMSGKVDGVLLQCTFTTAQTYVIGDKTTLQISGNKVTSGFSLVISDFKGAGTYTISDSNMATYLPNVTGLQDAYLSTSNGTIKITSYLANQYIKGTFEFKGQNYVTSATKTISEGQFSISLVPAKIPESNNSTNNLSAKVDGTVTGFTGEASSVMSPLGKLLTIATVNGDKRLLISIIDYKGVGTYDIAKDGTGVYMKDQGQTGSFYADAGTLVITSEAGNKLKGTFFFSGGNQNTTIKTSVNITDGTFDLPFSKL; encoded by the coding sequence GTGAAAGTACCTTTTAAATTATCCTTATTGGCATTGGTATGCCTCCTTATTACTTCATCCTGCAAAAAAGAAATCGATTACCACCCTGAATGGGATACATCCTCTATGAGCGGAAAAGTTGATGGTGTTTTATTGCAGTGTACGTTTACAACGGCCCAAACTTATGTGATAGGCGATAAAACAACTCTTCAGATTTCGGGAAATAAAGTAACCAGTGGTTTTAGCTTAGTAATTAGTGATTTTAAAGGTGCTGGAACATATACTATATCCGACAGTAATATGGCTACCTATCTACCAAATGTAACTGGCTTACAAGATGCTTACCTTAGTACCTCTAACGGTACAATTAAAATAACCAGTTATTTAGCGAACCAATATATTAAAGGAACTTTCGAATTTAAAGGACAAAATTATGTGACTTCAGCCACCAAAACCATTAGCGAAGGCCAGTTTAGCATTAGTTTGGTGCCGGCAAAAATCCCTGAATCGAACAATAGTACAAATAACTTAAGTGCAAAGGTTGATGGCACAGTAACTGGTTTTACCGGCGAGGCTTCATCAGTAATGTCTCCCCTTGGTAAATTATTAACCATTGCAACAGTCAACGGAGATAAACGCCTGCTTATTTCAATAATTGACTACAAAGGCGTAGGTACGTACGATATAGCTAAAGACGGGACCGGTGTTTATATGAAAGACCAAGGTCAAACTGGTTCATTTTATGCAGATGCGGGCACTTTGGTGATTACAAGCGAAGCCGGAAATAAATTGAAAGGAACATTTTTCTTCAGTGGTGGCAACCAGAATACCACCATAAAAACGTCGGTAAATATTACAGACGGGACTTTTGATTTACCTTTTAGTAAATTATAA
- a CDS encoding helix-turn-helix transcriptional regulator has product MKIPQKFFARRHEIAADYLKELDKHLDDIVSGRATEMFEVRDFADLIHVHPTHLSNTIKAATGHSPCFFFEERLMEISKAMLQNVSMPIAEIARILTYDPSNFTKFFKHFAGQTPKQYREAYFESLATNKEIVTI; this is encoded by the coding sequence ATGAAAATTCCACAGAAGTTTTTTGCCCGTCGACATGAAATTGCGGCAGATTATTTAAAAGAATTAGATAAACACCTTGACGACATTGTATCTGGCCGTGCGACAGAAATGTTTGAGGTAAGAGATTTTGCCGATTTAATCCATGTACACCCAACTCATTTAAGTAATACGATTAAGGCTGCTACTGGTCATTCGCCATGTTTCTTTTTTGAAGAGCGTTTAATGGAAATTTCCAAAGCAATGTTACAGAATGTGAGCATGCCTATTGCCGAAATTGCCAGGATATTAACTTACGATCCATCTAACTTTACCAAGTTTTTTAAACACTTTGCTGGCCAAACACCAAAACAGTATCGTGAGGCTTATTTCGAGTCTTTAGCTACAAATAAGGAAATTGTCACCATATAA
- a CDS encoding glycine--tRNA ligase, which translates to MAQKNNDEQFKNVISHAKEYGFVFQSSEIYDGLSAVYDYGQLGAELKNNIKTYWWKAMVQMHENIVGIDSAIFMHPKVWKASGHVDGFNDPMIDNKDSKKRYRADQLLENKIDELYSELASFSAENKAKFEEFQQEILGLSDEGQAAWIPSFKDEASILDKAKYPFVDEASWRFVKKGLALEVEMNLALKSENLAQLKDLIVDYKVICPISKTSNWTDVRQFNLMFSTQFGAMAEGSDEVYLRPETAQGIFVNFLNVQKSGRMKIPFGIAQIGKAFRNEVIARQFIMRMREFEQMEMQFFVRPGEDTKWFEYWKEARLKWHKALGTAPEKYRYHDHVKLAHYANAATDIEFEFPFGFKEVEGIHSRTDFDLKQHQEFSGKKMQYFDNDLNEEGKPYGNYIPYVIETSIGLDRMFLLTMINAFEEQDLSTEDKQDSRTLLRLHPALAPYKVAIFPLTKKDGLPEKAREIMDELKFDFNCIYEEKDAIGKRYRRQDAVGTPFCITVDHQSLEDNTVTIRHRDSMEQERVAIADLGNIIGSAVSWKTLLA; encoded by the coding sequence ATGGCTCAAAAGAATAACGACGAACAATTTAAAAATGTAATATCACATGCTAAAGAATACGGTTTTGTATTCCAGAGCAGCGAAATATATGATGGCTTAAGTGCTGTTTACGATTATGGCCAATTGGGTGCCGAGTTAAAAAACAACATTAAAACATACTGGTGGAAAGCTATGGTACAGATGCACGAAAATATTGTAGGGATTGATTCTGCAATTTTTATGCATCCTAAGGTTTGGAAGGCAAGCGGACACGTTGATGGTTTTAACGACCCGATGATTGACAATAAAGATTCGAAAAAACGTTACCGCGCCGATCAGTTATTAGAAAATAAAATTGATGAATTATATTCTGAATTAGCCAGTTTCAGTGCAGAAAACAAAGCTAAATTTGAAGAATTTCAACAAGAAATATTGGGTTTAAGTGATGAAGGACAAGCAGCCTGGATTCCTAGTTTTAAAGATGAGGCAAGCATTTTAGATAAGGCCAAATATCCGTTTGTTGATGAAGCTAGCTGGAGATTTGTTAAAAAAGGTTTAGCGCTTGAAGTAGAAATGAACCTTGCGCTTAAATCTGAAAACTTAGCACAGCTAAAAGATTTAATTGTTGATTATAAAGTAATCTGCCCGATTTCTAAAACCTCAAACTGGACAGATGTACGTCAGTTTAACCTGATGTTTAGCACGCAATTTGGTGCAATGGCAGAAGGCAGTGATGAAGTTTATCTTCGTCCGGAAACAGCCCAGGGTATTTTTGTTAACTTTTTAAATGTTCAAAAATCAGGAAGGATGAAAATTCCTTTCGGTATTGCGCAGATTGGTAAAGCTTTCAGAAACGAGGTAATTGCCCGTCAGTTTATTATGCGCATGCGCGAATTTGAGCAAATGGAAATGCAGTTTTTTGTTCGTCCGGGTGAAGACACAAAATGGTTCGAATACTGGAAAGAAGCACGTTTAAAATGGCACAAAGCTTTAGGTACCGCTCCTGAGAAATACCGTTATCACGACCACGTTAAACTGGCGCATTATGCCAATGCCGCAACCGATATTGAATTCGAATTCCCATTCGGGTTTAAAGAAGTTGAGGGAATCCACAGTCGTACCGATTTCGATTTAAAGCAGCACCAGGAGTTTTCTGGCAAGAAAATGCAGTATTTTGATAACGATTTAAATGAAGAAGGTAAACCTTATGGTAATTATATTCCTTATGTGATCGAAACTTCTATCGGTTTAGACCGTATGTTCTTGTTAACGATGATCAATGCTTTTGAAGAGCAGGATTTAAGTACTGAAGATAAACAGGATAGCCGTACTTTATTACGTTTACACCCTGCTTTGGCACCATATAAAGTAGCCATTTTCCCGCTGACGAAAAAAGATGGTTTGCCTGAAAAAGCACGCGAAATTATGGATGAACTGAAATTCGATTTCAACTGTATTTACGAAGAGAAAGATGCAATTGGTAAACGTTACCGTCGTCAGGATGCCGTAGGTACTCCTTTCTGTATTACCGTTGATCACCAGAGTTTAGAGGATAATACGGTTACGATCCGCCACCGCGACAGCATGGAGCAGGAGCGTGTAGCCATTGCCGATTTAGGAAACATCATAGGATCAGCGGTGAGCTGGAAAACTTTGCTAGCTTAA
- a CDS encoding response regulator transcription factor has product MKKTIVVVDDHVLIAKALQGIINNFAAFEVIYVCENGKDLIDKFESNCKIPDIILLDISMPIMDGFETVSWLKEHMPDIKVMALSMQGEEKSVIKMVSNGATGYLLKNAHPVELENALTKLNANGFFYPDWASKIIFSSLNKTKDNEIKISDREKEFLKYTVTELNYKEIADKMFCSPRTVESYRDQLCEKLELKTRVGLAVFAIKNGFA; this is encoded by the coding sequence ATGAAAAAAACAATAGTTGTTGTTGATGATCATGTCCTCATCGCGAAAGCGCTTCAGGGCATTATTAATAACTTTGCAGCGTTTGAGGTGATTTATGTATGTGAAAACGGGAAAGACCTGATCGATAAATTTGAAAGCAATTGCAAAATCCCCGATATTATTCTTTTAGATATCAGTATGCCCATAATGGATGGTTTTGAAACCGTAAGCTGGTTAAAAGAACATATGCCCGATATAAAAGTGATGGCCTTGAGTATGCAGGGCGAAGAAAAAAGTGTAATCAAAATGGTAAGTAACGGCGCTACGGGCTATCTGCTCAAAAATGCACATCCGGTAGAACTCGAAAACGCACTGACTAAGTTAAATGCCAATGGCTTTTTTTACCCCGATTGGGCTTCAAAAATTATCTTCTCCAGCTTAAATAAAACAAAGGATAACGAAATCAAAATCTCAGACCGTGAGAAAGAATTTTTAAAATACACTGTTACCGAACTCAATTACAAAGAAATAGCCGATAAAATGTTCTGCAGTCCCCGCACTGTGGAAAGCTACCGCGACCAGTTATGCGAAAAATTGGAACTCAAAACCCGTGTAGGGTTGGCTGTTTTTGCCATTAAAAATGGATTTGCGTAG
- a CDS encoding ATP-binding cassette domain-containing protein, with protein MSISVKNLSKYYDKQKAVDSISFEAKPGRILGFLGPNGAGKSTTMRMLTGYLEPTSGAAEISGKNITTQGIEAKKHIGYLPENTPLYTDMYVKEFLSFVGQTYKIENLMARIDEVIKMVGLTPEQHKKIGMLSKGYRQRVGLAQAIIHNPEVLILDEPTSGLDPNQLVDIRQLIKTLGTAKTVVISTHIMQEVEAICDDIIIISKGKIVANDSLEGLKKAHQQQSLEDIFRKLTA; from the coding sequence ATGAGTATTTCAGTTAAAAATCTTTCTAAATATTACGATAAGCAAAAAGCGGTTGATTCCATCAGTTTTGAGGCTAAACCTGGTCGCATTCTGGGTTTTTTGGGACCAAACGGAGCGGGCAAATCGACCACCATGCGTATGCTTACAGGTTATTTAGAGCCAACCTCCGGAGCGGCTGAAATTTCTGGCAAAAACATTACAACCCAGGGTATAGAAGCCAAAAAACACATTGGCTATCTGCCAGAAAATACCCCGCTTTATACCGATATGTATGTTAAAGAGTTTTTAAGCTTTGTTGGACAGACTTATAAAATTGAAAACTTAATGGCTCGTATTGATGAAGTGATTAAGATGGTTGGTTTAACACCAGAGCAACATAAAAAAATCGGCATGTTATCTAAAGGTTACCGCCAAAGGGTCGGTCTGGCACAAGCCATTATCCATAATCCTGAGGTTTTAATTTTAGATGAACCCACTTCAGGCCTCGATCCGAACCAGTTGGTCGATATCAGGCAGTTGATCAAAACTTTGGGCACTGCTAAAACTGTTGTCATTTCTACGCACATTATGCAGGAAGTTGAAGCCATTTGCGACGATATCATTATTATCAGCAAAGGTAAAATTGTAGCTAACGACTCATTAGAAGGTTTGAAAAAAGCCCATCAACAACAATCACTAGAAGATATTTTCAGAAAACTTACCGCTTAA
- a CDS encoding sensor histidine kinase, protein MGKTELLITIILFNLFFVLFVVAVMVYIKKYKERKREYLNEIGITKEIHQKELLATQLEIQQATMQQIGRELHDNIGQKLTLVSLYTQQLVYENKVPQENEKIEQIYQIINSSLQDLRSLSKNLTNDNVIENEMVTLIQEEVNHINALKRCKVTFEHNFEKIDLEFVKKNVLLRITQEFLQNSLKHARCNTIAITLKSSSDAFLTLHLQDDGVGFDYTGLTADGIGLKNMKKRTEIIGGHFNLQSKPNFGTTLTILLDKQS, encoded by the coding sequence ATGGGGAAAACAGAACTCTTAATTACCATTATCCTGTTTAACCTGTTTTTTGTGCTGTTTGTGGTGGCCGTTATGGTTTATATCAAAAAATACAAAGAGCGGAAAAGGGAATACCTGAACGAAATCGGGATTACGAAAGAAATCCACCAAAAAGAACTTTTAGCTACACAGTTAGAAATACAACAGGCCACCATGCAGCAGATTGGACGGGAGTTGCATGATAACATCGGACAAAAACTGACCCTGGTAAGCCTTTACACCCAACAGCTTGTATATGAAAATAAAGTGCCACAGGAAAATGAAAAGATTGAGCAAATTTATCAGATCATCAATTCATCGCTGCAGGATTTAAGAAGTTTATCAAAAAATCTCACCAACGATAATGTAATTGAAAATGAAATGGTAACTTTAATACAGGAAGAAGTAAACCATATCAATGCTTTAAAGAGGTGCAAAGTAACTTTTGAACATAATTTCGAAAAAATCGACCTCGAATTCGTAAAAAAGAACGTGTTATTAAGGATTACGCAGGAATTTCTTCAGAATAGTTTAAAACATGCCCGTTGCAATACTATTGCCATCACGTTAAAGTCGTCTTCCGATGCTTTTTTGACATTACACCTGCAGGATGATGGAGTGGGTTTCGATTATACCGGGTTAACAGCAGATGGCATTGGTTTAAAAAACATGAAAAAAAGAACCGAAATAATTGGTGGCCATTTTAACCTGCAGAGTAAACCCAATTTCGGTACCACACTGACTATTTTACTAGATAAACAATCATGA